In one Nitrospirota bacterium genomic region, the following are encoded:
- a CDS encoding HPP family protein translates to MKLQHFFSKMKGGAVCPPGACPQEIAWAFIGSVIGIGICGYISSQFLEPRELTLIIGSFGASAVLVYAAIKSPLAQPRNLVGGHILSALAGVACYKLFGGTVWVAAALAVSAAIAAMLATRTLHPPGGATALIAVIGGEKIHSLGFLYALVPAGAGALILLIVALIVNNLARDRKYPEYWV, encoded by the coding sequence ATGAAGCTGCAACACTTCTTCTCGAAAATGAAGGGCGGGGCGGTATGCCCGCCGGGGGCGTGCCCCCAGGAGATCGCCTGGGCCTTCATAGGGTCGGTTATCGGCATCGGCATCTGCGGGTATATCTCGTCGCAGTTCCTCGAGCCGCGGGAGCTGACGCTTATCATAGGCTCATTCGGCGCCTCCGCAGTGCTCGTCTATGCCGCTATCAAGAGCCCCCTCGCCCAGCCGAGGAACCTCGTCGGCGGCCATATCCTATCAGCGCTCGCAGGGGTGGCGTGCTACAAGCTTTTCGGCGGAACGGTCTGGGTGGCTGCTGCGCTCGCCGTCTCTGCCGCCATAGCGGCGATGCTCGCGACCAGGACCCTCCATCCCCCCGGAGGGGCGACGGCGCTCATCGCCGTTATCGGCGGCGAAAAGATACATAGCCTCGGCTTCCTTTATGCCCTCGTCCCCGCAGGCGCCGGCGCGCTCATCCTCCTGATCGTCGCCCTCATCGTCAACAACCTGGCACGAGACCGGAAGTATCCCGAATACTGGGTGTAG
- a CDS encoding carbonic anhydrase: MMKRGLAVSLVLVVLASAGIVFGLVAKGEESFAKLMEGNKRFVSLAPEKYDLDAKRKACTLGQNPSAIVVACSDSRVAPEIIFDQCLGDVFVVRVAGNVLDPVTLGSIEYAAEHLHTPLLVILGHEKCGAVAATLDAKGKPEGNIGAIVRKIMPAVKKAQMKGGSREDMLNNAIRENVLLSQNYMLRKSPVLKHLIEKGELKVVTAMYHFGSGEVEILGAAAPAPAAPPQKTAAR; this comes from the coding sequence ATGATGAAGAGAGGACTTGCAGTCTCGCTGGTGCTCGTCGTGCTCGCCTCTGCCGGGATTGTCTTCGGACTGGTCGCGAAAGGCGAGGAGTCGTTCGCCAAGTTGATGGAGGGAAACAAGCGGTTCGTTTCCCTGGCACCGGAAAAATACGATCTCGATGCCAAAAGAAAGGCCTGCACGCTCGGCCAGAATCCTTCGGCGATCGTCGTCGCCTGTTCCGATTCGCGGGTGGCCCCCGAGATCATCTTCGACCAGTGCCTCGGGGATGTCTTCGTGGTGCGGGTTGCCGGCAATGTGCTCGATCCTGTCACCCTCGGCAGCATCGAATATGCTGCGGAACACCTCCATACCCCGCTCCTCGTGATCCTCGGCCATGAGAAGTGCGGCGCCGTCGCCGCCACGCTCGATGCAAAAGGAAAGCCGGAAGGCAACATCGGCGCGATCGTCAGGAAGATAATGCCGGCGGTGAAGAAGGCCCAGATGAAGGGCGGCAGCAGAGAGGATATGCTGAATAACGCGATCAGGGAAAACGTCCTGCTCTCGCAGAACTACATGCTCAGGAAGAGCCCGGTGCTGAAGCATCTCATCGAGAAGGGCGAGCTCAAGGTCGTTACCGCGATGTACCACTTCGGCAGCGGCGAGGTCGAGATCCTCGGCGCAGCCGCTCCCGCTCCGGCAGCGCCACCGCAGAAAACAGCCGCTCGTTAA
- the rfaE2 gene encoding D-glycero-beta-D-manno-heptose 1-phosphate adenylyltransferase, giving the protein MGSVVTWEALKDIAVSLRREGKRLVFTNGCFDLIHIGHIRYLREAKRLGDVLVVGLNTDASVRRLKPNRPITPEAERAEVLAALEMVDYVTLFTEDTPYELIAYLRPDVLVKGGDWKREDIVGADIVAEVRSLPYVCGRSTTEIVRKISCLPETKSGSS; this is encoded by the coding sequence ATGGGTAGCGTCGTTACCTGGGAGGCGTTGAAGGATATCGCTGTCTCGTTGAGGCGGGAGGGAAAGAGGCTCGTCTTTACCAACGGCTGCTTCGACCTCATTCATATAGGGCATATCAGGTATCTCAGGGAGGCGAAGCGGCTCGGCGATGTCCTCGTCGTCGGCCTCAACACCGATGCCTCGGTGCGGCGGCTCAAGCCGAACCGCCCCATCACCCCCGAAGCAGAGCGGGCCGAGGTGCTCGCCGCTCTCGAAATGGTGGACTATGTAACGCTCTTCACCGAGGATACCCCCTATGAGCTGATCGCGTATCTCCGTCCCGATGTCCTGGTGAAGGGCGGCGACTGGAAGAGAGAGGATATCGTCGGCGCCGATATCGTAGCCGAGGTCCGGAGTCTTCCGTATGTGTGCGGCCGGTCGACGACCGAGATAGTCAGAAAGATCTCGTGCCTTCCTGAGACAAAGAGCGGCTCCTCGTGA
- a CDS encoding NUDIX hydrolase — protein sequence MKPATIKHLRSAGGVVFRRTGTAVEVALIATRDRTVWTLPKGIIDKGEKAEVTALREIGEETGLTGRIVGSLGDKSYWFYQKNENVKYRKTVTFFLVEYVGGELAGASAEVDEARWVPLEAAVSEVAYKSDREILEKAKELLAAHG from the coding sequence ATGAAGCCCGCAACGATAAAACATCTGCGCTCGGCAGGAGGCGTCGTCTTCAGGAGGACCGGAACGGCGGTCGAGGTGGCGCTCATCGCCACAAGGGACAGGACGGTATGGACGCTTCCCAAGGGGATCATCGACAAGGGGGAAAAGGCCGAAGTGACCGCCCTCCGGGAGATAGGCGAGGAGACGGGCCTGACCGGCAGGATCGTAGGCTCACTCGGCGACAAGTCCTACTGGTTCTATCAGAAGAACGAGAACGTGAAGTACCGCAAGACGGTCACGTTCTTCCTGGTCGAGTATGTGGGCGGCGAGCTCGCCGGCGCCTCTGCCGAGGTCGATGAGGCGCGCTGGGTTCCGCTCGAGGCCGCGGTTTCCGAGGTGGCATACAAGAGCGACCGGGAGATACTCGAGAAGGCAAAGGAACTGCTGGCAGCGCATGGGTAG
- the rseP gene encoding RIP metalloprotease RseP translates to MSIISAVVLFGFLIFIHELGHFLLAKWSGVKVLKFSLGFGPKVIGRKIGETEYLLSAVPLGGYVKMLGQEDIGEVEEDAEASERERSFRHQPAYKRVLIILAGPLFNILTAVVVFFFVYLAGVPTLLPVVGDVMPDTPAARAMLAKGDVIKEVNGTPIHYWTDMTEIIREHPQKPVALTVLRNGDSRTVTVTPEVKKIPNIFGEIEEIGVIGITHSGETAMVKEDLPTAFRNAFLKTWEIIEITLVGIVKLIQRVIPAETIGGPILIFQLAEKQAAAGPMSFFVFAAVISINLGILNLLPVPVLDGGHILLLGIEAITGKPLSETAVMVAQRIGLALLIMLMLFAFYNDIFRIISGKPLP, encoded by the coding sequence ATGAGCATTATCTCGGCCGTTGTCCTTTTCGGCTTCCTGATATTCATCCATGAGCTGGGCCATTTCCTGCTGGCCAAATGGAGCGGGGTCAAGGTGCTCAAGTTCTCTCTCGGGTTCGGGCCGAAGGTGATCGGAAGGAAGATCGGCGAGACGGAATACCTCCTCTCCGCCGTTCCCCTGGGGGGCTATGTAAAGATGCTCGGGCAGGAAGATATCGGCGAGGTGGAGGAAGATGCCGAAGCGTCCGAGCGGGAGCGCTCCTTCAGGCATCAGCCTGCGTACAAGCGGGTCCTCATTATCCTGGCGGGTCCGCTGTTCAATATTCTTACCGCGGTGGTCGTCTTCTTTTTCGTCTACCTCGCCGGGGTACCGACCCTCCTTCCCGTTGTCGGCGATGTCATGCCGGACACCCCTGCCGCACGGGCGATGCTTGCCAAGGGCGATGTCATCAAAGAGGTGAACGGTACGCCGATCCACTACTGGACCGACATGACCGAGATCATACGCGAGCATCCGCAAAAGCCCGTTGCGCTTACGGTGCTGCGCAACGGAGACTCCCGGACCGTCACCGTCACCCCCGAGGTAAAGAAGATCCCCAATATCTTCGGCGAGATCGAGGAGATCGGCGTTATCGGGATAACGCACTCCGGCGAGACCGCCATGGTGAAAGAGGACCTTCCCACCGCCTTCAGGAACGCCTTCCTCAAGACCTGGGAGATCATCGAGATCACGCTCGTCGGCATTGTAAAGCTCATTCAGCGGGTCATCCCCGCCGAGACCATAGGGGGGCCTATCCTCATCTTCCAGCTCGCCGAGAAGCAGGCAGCCGCAGGGCCGATGAGCTTCTTCGTCTTTGCTGCCGTCATCAGCATCAATCTCGGCATATTGAACCTTCTGCCGGTGCCGGTGCTCGACGGGGGCCATATCCTGCTCCTCGGGATCGAGGCGATCACCGGAAAGCCCCTGAGCGAGACCGCGGTGATGGTCGCCCAGCGTATCGGCCTCGCCCTGCTGATCATGCTGATGCTCTTCGCCTTTTACAACGACATATTCAGGATCATCAGCGGCAAGCCGCTGCCATAA
- a CDS encoding 1-deoxy-D-xylulose-5-phosphate reductoisomerase: MKNIVILGSTGSIGRSALEVIARFPERFRVVGLTAGRNVPLLLEQIRRFTPEVAAVADEVSLRAVQEALGSGKGPELRCGVEGISSAAAAEHAHVVISAIVGAAGLMPTLAAIRAGKTIALANKETLVMAGPIALAEAQRCGALLFPTDSEHSAIFQCLRGYRKEEIKRILLTASGGPFIGKTAKELETVSAEDALRHPNWSMGRKITIDSATLMNKGLEVIEARYLFDLPPAMIEVLIHPQSIIHSMVEFTDNSCIAQLSKPDMKGPIAYALSYPERLDAVLEPLAWETLAGLTFMRPDTAAFPCLALAYDALHAGGTMPAVLNAANEAAVAAFLEGAVGFNKIPAIIRKIMDGHTVQPADDLAVVLDADRRAREEARKLIARG, encoded by the coding sequence ATGAAAAACATCGTCATACTCGGCTCGACCGGCTCGATCGGCAGGAGCGCCCTGGAGGTCATTGCACGCTTTCCGGAGCGTTTCAGGGTTGTCGGCCTGACCGCAGGCAGGAATGTCCCCCTTCTTCTCGAACAAATCAGGCGATTCACCCCCGAGGTCGCCGCTGTTGCCGATGAGGTGTCTCTGCGGGCAGTGCAGGAGGCCCTCGGAAGCGGCAAGGGCCCCGAGCTCCGCTGCGGCGTCGAAGGCATCAGCAGTGCAGCGGCTGCGGAGCACGCCCATGTCGTTATCTCCGCCATAGTCGGCGCCGCAGGGCTCATGCCCACGCTTGCGGCGATCAGGGCGGGGAAGACGATCGCCCTCGCCAATAAAGAGACCCTGGTCATGGCGGGTCCGATCGCCCTGGCAGAAGCACAGCGGTGCGGCGCCCTGCTCTTCCCTACGGACAGCGAGCACAGCGCCATCTTTCAGTGCCTCAGGGGATACCGCAAGGAGGAGATCAAGAGGATCCTCCTCACCGCCTCCGGCGGTCCGTTCATCGGGAAGACCGCAAAGGAGCTGGAAACGGTCTCTGCCGAAGACGCCCTCAGGCACCCGAACTGGAGCATGGGGAGGAAGATCACTATCGACTCAGCGACCCTCATGAACAAAGGGCTCGAGGTGATCGAAGCGCGTTACCTCTTCGATCTCCCCCCTGCCATGATCGAGGTGCTGATTCATCCCCAGAGCATCATTCATTCCATGGTGGAGTTTACCGACAACAGCTGTATAGCACAGCTTTCAAAGCCCGACATGAAAGGGCCCATCGCGTATGCCCTCTCGTACCCCGAACGGCTCGATGCCGTCCTGGAGCCCCTCGCCTGGGAGACCCTCGCCGGTTTGACCTTCATGCGGCCCGATACGGCAGCCTTCCCCTGCCTTGCGCTCGCTTACGATGCGCTGCATGCAGGCGGGACCATGCCGGCAGTCCTCAATGCAGCAAATGAAGCTGCTGTCGCCGCCTTCCTGGAGGGCGCTGTTGGTTTTAACAAGATACCTGCTATAATTAGAAAAATAATGGACGGCCATACCGTACAGCCTGCTGACGACCTCGCCGTGGTGCTCGATGCAGACCGGCGGGCGCGGGAAGAAGCGAGAAAGCTCATAGCTCGTGGCTGA
- a CDS encoding phosphatidate cytidylyltransferase — protein MHSRRLLVAAIVLPLFYFYISKLSPYYFLALLLLINVLAQREFTMMYRTKQPLALLGIVAGSAFLLVPLAPAALLPVLYPVLFMLTFMLIAAVRLFMIKDPVASLPDVAPALTGFLYIPPLLLSQWYLRMQGYEWILFLYGCVWASDSAAYYIGKSIGRRKLYKEVSPNKTVAGGLGSVAGGAFAALLFGSLLLKGIGIPLLLGIGAVVGAVTIVGDLVESMFKRDAGVKDSGALIPGHGGVLDKIDGVLFAGPVLYGVTLLL, from the coding sequence ATGCACTCCCGACGACTGCTGGTCGCCGCGATAGTCCTCCCCCTCTTCTATTTCTATATCTCGAAGCTCTCACCCTACTATTTCCTCGCCCTCTTGCTGCTTATCAACGTACTCGCCCAGAGGGAGTTCACCATGATGTACCGGACGAAGCAGCCGCTCGCGCTCCTCGGTATCGTCGCAGGCAGCGCGTTTCTCCTGGTTCCTCTCGCTCCGGCTGCGCTCCTGCCGGTCCTCTACCCGGTGCTCTTCATGCTGACGTTCATGCTCATCGCCGCCGTGCGCCTCTTCATGATCAAAGATCCCGTCGCATCGCTCCCCGATGTCGCACCGGCGCTCACCGGCTTCCTCTATATCCCTCCCCTGCTTTTGTCGCAGTGGTATTTGCGGATGCAGGGATATGAATGGATACTGTTTTTGTACGGCTGTGTCTGGGCGTCCGACAGCGCCGCCTACTATATCGGCAAGAGCATCGGCAGGCGCAAGCTCTATAAAGAGGTGAGCCCCAACAAGACCGTGGCGGGCGGGCTCGGATCGGTGGCCGGCGGGGCCTTTGCCGCGCTCCTGTTCGGAAGCCTGCTCCTGAAGGGGATCGGCATCCCTCTCCTGCTCGGCATAGGCGCCGTTGTAGGCGCGGTCACGATCGTGGGCGACCTCGTCGAATCCATGTTCAAGAGGGATGCGGGGGTAAAAGATTCGGGGGCGCTGATCCCGGGGCACGGCGGCGTGCTCGATAAAATCGACGGCGTCCTCTTCGCAGGCCCGGTCCTCTACGGGGTAACGCTGCTCTTATGA
- the uppS gene encoding polyprenyl diphosphate synthase, producing MEQRGIPRHIGIIMDGNGRWAELRGLPRYEGHKRGVERVGEIVSAAKGLGVEALSLYAFSIENWLRPEEEVSVIMTLLESTLQKEFLTFMREGIRFRIIGNRDRLPGHIRTLIEFVEQRTAGNNGLIFQCALSYGGRDEIVRAVREAVRRGAQPDEITEDYFGGLLDTAGVPDPDLIIRTSGEQRVSNFLIWQSAYAEFYFTPTLWPDFTKEELLEALHQYRMRERRFGRIEGSKSFLIEKSLGLADTWSD from the coding sequence GTGGAGCAGAGAGGTATTCCGAGACATATCGGGATCATCATGGACGGCAACGGGCGGTGGGCCGAGCTCAGGGGGCTCCCCCGCTACGAGGGGCATAAAAGAGGTGTGGAGCGGGTCGGCGAGATCGTCAGCGCGGCAAAAGGGCTCGGCGTGGAGGCGCTCTCGCTCTACGCCTTCTCCATAGAGAACTGGCTCAGGCCCGAAGAGGAGGTCTCGGTCATCATGACCCTCCTCGAGTCCACGCTGCAGAAGGAGTTCCTCACCTTCATGAGGGAAGGTATCCGGTTCAGGATCATCGGGAACAGGGATCGCCTGCCCGGCCATATCCGGACCCTCATCGAATTCGTCGAGCAGAGAACGGCGGGCAACAACGGTCTCATCTTCCAGTGCGCCCTGAGCTACGGCGGAAGAGACGAGATCGTCCGCGCGGTGCGGGAAGCGGTCAGGCGCGGCGCGCAGCCGGATGAGATAACGGAGGATTATTTTGGAGGGCTGCTCGATACCGCCGGCGTCCCCGACCCCGATCTCATCATCAGGACGAGCGGCGAGCAGCGGGTGAGCAACTTTCTCATCTGGCAGTCGGCCTATGCCGAGTTCTACTTCACTCCCACCCTGTGGCCCGACTTCACGAAGGAGGAGCTCCTGGAAGCGCTCCACCAGTACCGGATGAGAGAGCGGCGCTTCGGCAGGATCGAAGGATCGAAAAGCTTTCTCATCGAGAAGTCATTGGGTCTTGCCGACACCTGGAGCGACTAG
- a CDS encoding VCBS repeat-containing protein, giving the protein MAIPIDNSGSSRRMTLVAAVLACSVFFLFHPVVSRSADAPAGSTGPSASDRPATTDRSIGIEQRLAELRDEALSYFSPVAGTITAVNGTAVTISTGSTGSTGSTGDTGRKQSLKTGMRLNVFREGVSFIHPVTKEPLGNVEVPVGTIEVTATGAREAEGIITSGKAEEFLNTKIKIPGTKIKLLFIQGEIDWFLGDAYYQALKESGRFELIDTGLATADTAKIMAEAKAKGAEAVLVLHGREFTDHVTMTQKLLWAGDGKQFSEKTVSTDAAGVRLLRARAARFLPQEGEALLSFHLPYSAQKLAVGDLDGDGAPEIIVVAGATVRAYQAGVDLKFLWEFTLPSTSEVLWIDTVDLNKNGKEELLVTSLYGGGVKAGSEEINAPRESGKVNSFIYELSSGAFTQIWKAPELFLRKLGDGAAAQKYHKSDGFDGSVVAFRFDGGTYTTGSALKVPAGINIYDFQQVTSVDGRQAFFAWDDYGYLGLYTEKGIKTWRSKEDFGGFSLSFKKESPTVMTDRGSWSVKDRLLTNGIEVLVPKRKPLLGMAKGLGYKSSEIRSLWWNGIDVEERTFIEHAGGEVIDYHMIGDRMVVLTKVPLTDKAKNLLKGMLPRGIMLYVFSLKGK; this is encoded by the coding sequence ATGGCCATACCAATAGATAATTCCGGGAGCAGCAGGCGCATGACCCTCGTAGCTGCCGTACTCGCCTGCTCTGTTTTCTTTCTCTTTCATCCCGTCGTTTCCCGCAGCGCCGATGCACCGGCCGGTTCGACCGGACCGTCCGCATCGGACAGACCGGCCACAACGGACAGATCGATTGGTATAGAACAGCGGCTTGCCGAGTTGAGAGACGAGGCACTCTCCTACTTCAGCCCCGTGGCAGGGACCATCACCGCGGTGAACGGCACTGCAGTGACTATCAGTACTGGCAGTACTGGCAGTACCGGCAGTACCGGCGATACCGGCCGGAAGCAGTCGCTCAAGACGGGAATGCGGCTCAATGTCTTCAGGGAGGGGGTCAGCTTCATCCATCCGGTCACCAAAGAGCCGCTCGGCAATGTCGAGGTCCCGGTCGGCACCATCGAGGTCACCGCGACAGGCGCGCGCGAAGCCGAGGGCATCATTACGTCGGGCAAGGCTGAAGAGTTTCTGAATACGAAGATCAAGATCCCGGGGACGAAGATAAAGCTCCTCTTCATTCAGGGAGAGATCGACTGGTTCCTCGGCGACGCCTATTACCAGGCGCTCAAGGAGAGCGGGCGCTTCGAGCTGATCGATACCGGGCTCGCCACCGCCGATACGGCGAAGATCATGGCTGAAGCTAAAGCGAAGGGCGCGGAGGCGGTCCTCGTGCTGCACGGTCGGGAGTTTACCGATCACGTCACGATGACCCAGAAGCTTCTCTGGGCAGGCGACGGGAAGCAGTTCTCAGAAAAGACGGTATCGACCGATGCAGCCGGTGTCAGGCTGCTGCGCGCCCGTGCTGCACGCTTCCTCCCCCAGGAGGGAGAGGCCCTGCTCTCGTTCCATCTCCCCTACTCTGCGCAGAAGCTCGCTGTCGGCGACCTCGATGGAGACGGAGCCCCGGAGATCATCGTCGTTGCAGGCGCTACGGTACGGGCATACCAGGCAGGAGTCGATCTGAAATTCCTGTGGGAATTCACCCTCCCCTCGACGAGCGAGGTGCTCTGGATAGACACTGTCGATCTGAATAAGAACGGGAAGGAAGAGCTGCTCGTCACCTCGCTCTACGGCGGCGGTGTAAAGGCCGGCAGCGAGGAGATCAACGCTCCCCGGGAGAGCGGGAAGGTGAACTCCTTTATCTATGAGCTCAGCAGCGGTGCATTCACCCAGATATGGAAAGCTCCGGAGCTGTTCCTGAGAAAGCTCGGCGACGGTGCGGCAGCGCAGAAGTATCATAAAAGCGACGGGTTCGACGGCAGCGTCGTTGCGTTCCGCTTCGACGGGGGTACCTACACGACGGGGAGCGCCCTCAAGGTCCCGGCCGGGATCAATATCTACGACTTTCAGCAGGTGACCTCTGTCGATGGACGCCAGGCCTTCTTTGCATGGGACGACTACGGGTATCTCGGCCTCTACACCGAGAAGGGCATCAAGACCTGGAGGAGCAAGGAGGATTTCGGCGGGTTCTCGCTCAGCTTCAAGAAAGAGTCCCCGACCGTCATGACGGACCGCGGGAGCTGGTCGGTCAAGGACCGCCTGCTCACCAACGGCATCGAGGTGCTCGTTCCCAAACGCAAGCCGCTGCTCGGCATGGCGAAGGGGCTGGGATACAAGAGCTCGGAGATCAGGAGCCTCTGGTGGAACGGTATCGATGTCGAAGAGCGGACCTTCATCGAGCATGCGGGAGGAGAGGTGATCGATTACCACATGATCGGCGACAGAATGGTCGTCCTCACCAAGGTGCCGCTGACCGATAAGGCGAAGAACCTTCTCAAGGGCATGCTCCCGCGCGGCATCATGCTGTACGTATTCTCGCTCAAAGGGAAATAG
- a CDS encoding outer membrane protein assembly factor BamD, whose translation MRNVARKISVTLAGVVVAAALLLQGCGGGGKGTKGEEAFAPEKQFARADKLLDDKDYEEARKLLLEVKNRDTTKKYAPMAQLKIADSYIREKEPDLGIEEYRRFLELYPDNQYASYAQYQIAMAYFSQIEAADRGSGAAKKALREFQRLKELYPRNPYREAVELRIEKAQNIIAEGEFLAGEFYFKKEAYQAAIGRFEGLLKQFPEYKRADETLLLLGKSYRAVKMSDKAREAFQALITKYPSSRFVSEAKKGSL comes from the coding sequence ATGAGAAACGTTGCGAGAAAAATCAGCGTAACCCTTGCAGGTGTAGTAGTGGCGGCAGCGCTCCTTCTCCAGGGGTGCGGCGGCGGTGGGAAAGGTACGAAAGGCGAAGAGGCCTTTGCTCCCGAGAAGCAGTTCGCGCGGGCAGACAAGCTCCTTGACGATAAAGATTACGAAGAGGCGAGAAAGCTGCTCCTCGAGGTGAAGAACAGGGATACGACCAAAAAATACGCGCCGATGGCGCAGCTCAAGATCGCCGACTCCTATATCCGCGAAAAAGAGCCCGACCTCGGCATCGAAGAGTACCGGAGGTTCCTCGAGCTCTATCCCGATAACCAGTATGCCTCGTATGCCCAGTACCAGATCGCCATGGCGTACTTCTCGCAGATCGAGGCCGCCGACCGCGGGTCGGGAGCGGCGAAGAAGGCGCTCCGCGAGTTCCAGCGGCTGAAGGAGCTCTATCCGCGCAATCCTTACCGCGAGGCGGTCGAGCTGAGGATAGAGAAGGCGCAGAACATTATCGCCGAGGGAGAGTTCCTCGCCGGAGAGTTCTACTTCAAGAAGGAGGCGTACCAGGCTGCCATAGGCCGGTTCGAGGGTTTGCTGAAGCAGTTCCCCGAGTACAAGAGGGCCGATGAGACCCTCCTCCTCCTCGGCAAGTCGTACCGTGCCGTCAAGATGAGTGACAAGGCCAGGGAGGCCTTCCAGGCGCTCATTACCAAGTATCCTTCAAGCCGGTTTGTCTCTGAAGCGAAGAAAGGATCGCTCTGA
- a CDS encoding bifunctional precorrin-2 dehydrogenase/sirohydrochlorin ferrochelatase, producing MKRRYYPAFLDLKGKPCVVVGGGRVAERKVAALLRAGARVRVISPAVTKRIAAQAAHGRLEVVLREYRAGDVKGAFLAIAATSDDRINAAVSADAPCLVNVVDEPERANFIVPSVVERGPLCIAVSTSGASPAMARAIRQELERLYGSDFGRYLAFMAALRRRALQEIPDKKRRERMLKAAASAEVLSLLRTKGAHHVRERALKHFDAARGRKRKGTAA from the coding sequence GTGAAGCGGCGCTACTATCCCGCCTTTCTCGATCTGAAGGGAAAGCCCTGTGTCGTTGTCGGCGGCGGAAGGGTCGCCGAGAGAAAAGTAGCCGCATTGCTGCGGGCAGGAGCACGGGTCAGAGTAATCAGCCCCGCCGTCACCAAGCGGATCGCGGCGCAGGCAGCGCACGGTCGGCTCGAGGTTGTCCTCAGGGAATACCGTGCAGGAGATGTGAAGGGCGCGTTTCTGGCGATTGCAGCAACGTCGGACGACCGCATCAATGCGGCGGTCTCGGCGGATGCGCCCTGTCTCGTGAATGTGGTCGATGAGCCGGAGCGGGCGAACTTTATCGTCCCCTCGGTCGTCGAGCGCGGGCCGCTCTGCATCGCGGTCTCGACTTCCGGCGCCAGCCCTGCAATGGCCCGGGCGATACGGCAAGAGCTGGAACGCCTTTACGGCAGTGATTTCGGACGCTATCTCGCGTTTATGGCCGCGCTGCGCAGGCGCGCCTTGCAGGAAATCCCCGACAAGAAGAGGCGGGAGCGCATGCTCAAGGCCGCAGCATCCGCCGAAGTGCTCTCCCTGTTGAGGACCAAGGGAGCTCATCATGTGCGGGAGCGCGCGCTGAAGCACTTTGATGCTGCTCGAGGCCGAAAGAGGAAAGGAACCGCGGCATAA
- a CDS encoding Gfo/Idh/MocA family oxidoreductase: MVKVGVIGVGYLGQHHARVLSELSGETGACRLAAVADADRARAEEIAARYGCRAVGDYREMLDQVDAVSIVTPTTTHYDVALRCIRAGKDVLVEKPITATIEEADALIRASEAAGVLVQVGHLERFNPVVGALAPFLDSPTLIEAERLSPFQGRGIDVDITLDLMIHDIDVIHSLVAGSPVRDSKATGSRVLTPTIDMAKAWLEFDNGVHAVLSASRIALEKRRRLTIFQKESYVVMDYQEMEITRFFRDNGRIASDTVKVERKEPLKEELRDFLSCIDTRSTPRVCALKGRTALTIALQIGERIKQEW; this comes from the coding sequence ATGGTAAAAGTCGGTGTTATCGGTGTGGGGTACCTCGGACAGCACCATGCCCGCGTTCTCTCCGAGCTCTCGGGCGAGACCGGCGCGTGCAGGCTCGCTGCGGTAGCGGATGCCGACCGGGCGCGCGCAGAGGAGATCGCGGCGCGCTACGGCTGCAGGGCCGTGGGCGATTACCGGGAGATGCTCGATCAGGTCGATGCCGTCAGCATCGTCACCCCCACGACGACGCACTACGACGTTGCGCTGCGCTGCATACGCGCCGGCAAGGATGTCCTGGTCGAGAAGCCCATCACCGCGACGATCGAAGAGGCCGATGCGCTGATCCGCGCTTCAGAGGCAGCCGGCGTCCTCGTCCAGGTGGGGCACCTCGAGCGGTTCAACCCGGTGGTCGGTGCTCTCGCTCCGTTCCTGGATAGCCCCACACTGATCGAAGCGGAGCGGCTCTCGCCCTTCCAGGGAAGGGGGATCGATGTGGACATCACCCTGGACCTGATGATCCACGATATCGACGTGATACATTCGCTGGTGGCGGGAAGCCCGGTGCGGGACAGCAAGGCCACCGGGTCGCGGGTACTCACCCCCACCATTGATATGGCGAAAGCATGGCTCGAGTTCGACAACGGCGTGCATGCGGTGCTCTCGGCGAGCAGGATAGCCCTGGAGAAGCGCCGCAGGCTCACGATATTCCAGAAAGAATCGTATGTCGTCATGGATTACCAGGAGATGGAGATCACGCGCTTCTTCAGAGACAACGGCCGCATCGCCTCCGACACGGTGAAGGTAGAGAGAAAAGAGCCGCTCAAGGAGGAGCTCAGGGATTTCCTTTCCTGCATCGACACACGGAGCACGCCCCGTGTCTGCGCCCTTAAGGGCCGCACTGCGTTAACGATAGCTCTACAGATCGGAGAGCGGATAAAACAGGAGTGGTAG